From one Asterias amurensis chromosome 14, ASM3211899v1 genomic stretch:
- the LOC139947475 gene encoding uncharacterized protein — protein MSLLQFVCVFLLVCGAWRAPAGVAAAKHGIEERNVEDKMIALTNKLIDTLANGQVDESVNMFDPEAIISFEGYPPAIGKEAIHEVGEILASKIGRVEKFYLDVAPLEEGAAFVYVLLGQKWYSHENELFHVSKELIIWRNTDDGYMVYRLMSNSNV, from the exons ATGTCTCTATTACAATTCGTGTGTGTGTTTCTGCTCGTTTGTGGCGCATGGCGTGCACCGGCAGGCGTGGCTGCAGCTAAGCATGGCATTGAAGAACGAAACGTCGAAG ATAAGATGATAGCCTTGACGAACAAGTTAATCGACACCCTGGCAAACGGTCAGGTGGATGAATCGGTGAATATGTTCGATCCGGAAGCTATTATCTCGTTTGAGGGTTATCCTCCAGCTATCGGAAAGGAAG CTATCCATGAGGTAGGAGAAATTCTAGCCAGTAAAATCGGCAGGGTGGAGAAATTCTACCTTGACGTGGCACCACTCGAGGAAGGGGCAGCCTTTGTCTACGTCCTTCTCGGTCAAAAATGGTACAGTCACGAGAACGAACTGTTTCATGTCAGCAA AGAGCTGATCATCTGGCGGAATACCGACGACGGATACATGGTCTACCGACTGATGTCCAACTCAAACGTCTAA